GGGATCATGATGGAGAATGCGCGTCGTCGAGGCGCACCCAACGACCGTTCTTCAGCGCTTCGAGCGGGCGGAATTGTGATTTGTAGGACATCTTGCGGCTATGTTCGATCCAGTAGCCGAGATAGAGGTGGGGCAGGTCGAGCCGTCGGCATTGGTCGATCTGCCAGAGGATCGCATAAGTGCCATAGCTGGCGGAGGGCAGATCCGGCTCGTAGAAGGTGTAGACCGCCGACAGGCCGTTGTCGAGCACATCGATGATGCTGACGATGCGCAAGGCATCGCCCTCGCGGAACTCGACCAGCCGGCTGTCGACCTGCGTCTGCAGCAGGAATTGGGCATACTGCTCGCGGTTGTCGTCGTCCATGCCGCCGCCGGCATGGCGCGCCTGCTGGTAGCGCTGGTAGAGCGCATAGTGTTCCTCGCGGAACAGCAACGGGCGCTCACGGGCGATGAGCCGGGCGCAACGCGCCTTGATGCGGCGCTGGCTGCGGTTGGGCCGAAAGTCCGCGCTGGGAATGCGCACCGGCACGCATTCGCGGCAGCTGTCGCACCACGGTCGATAGGTGAAGGTGCCGCTGCGGCGAAAGCCGAGCTCGACGAGCTCACTGTAGATCGCGGTATCGATCAGCTGGCTGGGCGTTGCGACCTGCGAGCGGGCGATGCGGCCGGGCAGATAGGAGCAACCGTAGGCCGAGGTGGCATAGAACTGCAACAGCGAGAAGGACGGCAGGTCGCGTAAGTGCGTCATGCTGTTTTCCTGAACACGCCATCGATGCCGTTTTCCGGCCAGCGGCCAGGCGGCTCGCCCTCATCGACGAGCGCGGCGAGCCGGGCGACGAATGCATCGCGCGGTATCGGCCGGGCGCCGAGCGAACGAAGGTGGGTGGTTTCCATCTGGCAATCGATCATGCCGAAATTATGCACGCACAAATAGCGGCACAGATGCGCGAGCGCGATTTTCGACGCATCGCGCTCCAGCGAGAACATCGATTCGCCAAAAAATACGCGGCCGAGCGCAACGCCATAAAGCCCGCCAATCAGCCGGCCATCGCGCCAGGTCTCGACGCTGTGGGCGTAACCGAGCGCATAGAGGCGCCGATAGGCAATCTTCATTTCCGCGGTGATCCAGGTGCCGTTCTGCCCCGGGCGAGGTGTCGTGGCGCAGGCGGCGATCACCGCGTCGAAAGCGGTATCGAGCTTCACCTGATAGTCGGCGTTCCTGAGCGTCTTGGCCAGCGAGCGGGAGATCTTCAGCTCGGATGGAAACAACACCATCCGCGGATCGGGGCTCCACCACAGGATCGGCTCCCCTGCGGAGAACCACGGAAAGATGCCGCGCCGATAGGCCGCGAGGAGGCGGGCAGGGGTGAGATCACCCCCGGCGGCGAGCAGGCCGTTGGGTTCGGTGAGGGCCTCACTGACGGGTGGAAAAGAGGAGTCAGGCAGCAGCCAGGGGATCATGCCGGAACGCTACCACATGTTCCGTATCCAGCCGGATACCGATCTTCTCGCCGATGGCGTGGTCGTGGTGCGAAGGCACCAGCGAGAGCACGCGCGCGCCGGAAGCGAGTTCCAGTGTGTAGAGGAATTCCGCGCCGCGAAAGGCCTTGGCCAGGATCGTGGCCCGAAGGGCGGCGCCATCGTCGTGCACGAGGTCGTCGGGGCGCAGCAGCACCTCGACCGGCGTGCCGACGGGCAGGCGGGCGCAGCTTGCGCCATCGCATTCGGTCGACAACAAGCCATTGAGCACACCCAGCTCGGTCGCCACCCGGCCGTCGGCTTCGACGCGGCCTTCGAGGAATGCGCCTTCACCGACGAAATCGGCGACATGGCGCGTTGCCGGACGGTGATAGAGATTCCAGGGCGTATCCCACTGCTCGATGCGACCGGCGCGCATCACGCCCACCCGGTCGGCGACGGCGAAGGCTTCGTGCTGATCGTGGGTGACGAGGATCGCCGCGGTGCCAGCCTCTTTCAGGATGGCGCGCACTTCGAGCGACAGCCGCTCGCGCAGCTCGACGTCGAGATTCGAAAACGGTTCGTCGAGCAGCAGCAGATGCGGCTGCGGCGCGAGCGCCCGAGCCAAAGCCACGCGCTGCTGCTGGCCGCCGGAGAGCTCATGCGGGTATTTGCCACCCAGGCCGACAAGCCCGACGAGTTCGAGCAGTCGCGCCACCTGCCGTTGTGCCAGCGCCGATTTTCCGCGCAAACCGAAAGCGACATTGCCGGCCACCGTCAGATGGGGAAACAGCGCGTAATCCTGGAACACCATGCCGATGCGCCGCCTTTCCGGCGGGAGGTGGTGAAGATCATCGTCGACGGCTTCGCCGCGCAGCAGGATGCGGCCGGAACGCGCGCGCTCGAAGCCCATGACGAGCCGTAGCACGGTCGTCTTGCCGCAGCCGGAGGCGCCCAACAGGCAGCCGATCTCGCCCTCGTGCAAAGTCAGCGACAAGCCGTCGACGACACGGTGCGTGCCGTAGGTGAAGCAGACGTCGTCGAGTTCGAGAATAGGCATGGCAGGATTATAATTGAGAAAAATTCTCAAAAACTTCGATGCGCCCACACTCATTCCTGGCCGTTTTCTCTGTCATCATCGGCATGCTGATCGGTCTGCCGGTGATTTCTGTGGGCGCAAATCTTTTTGCTCCCGGCACCAGTGCCACCTGGGCGCATCTTTGGGCCACCGTGCTGCCCGAGTATGTCGTCAATTCGCTGCTGCTCTCGTTTTTCGTGACGATCGGGGTGAGTGTGATCGGGATGGCCACCGCCTGGTTCGTCTCGATGCATGAGTTCCCCGGCCGACGCGTGTTCGAATGGGCCTTGTTGTTGCCGCTGGCGATGCCGGCTTATGTGATGGCCTACGTCTATACGGATTTGTTGCAGTTCGTCGGCCCGGTGCAGACTTTCCTGCGCGAGACCTTCGGCTGGAAACGCGGTGACTACTGGTTTCCGGAAATCAGAAGCCTATCCGGCGCGGCGCTGATGTTCGTCAGCGTGCTCTTCCCATATGTCTATCTGCTCGCGCGCACCGCCTTTTTAGAGCGCGGCGCCAACACTTTCGAAGCGGCGCGTTCGTTGGGGCTCACCCCTTGGGCCGCCTTCCGGCGCGTCTCGTTACCGCTGGCGCGGCCAAGCGTTGCCGCCGGTGTGGCACTGGTGCTGATGGAAACGCTCGCCGACTACGGCACCGTGGCCTACTTCGGCGTGCCGACCTTTACCACCGGCATCTATCGCGCCTGGTTCTCGCTCGGTGATCGCACCGCTGCAGCGCAACTGGCTGCTACGCTGCTCGCTTTCGTGTTGCTCCTCGTTTTGCTCGAGCGCATTGGTCGCGGCCGCGCGCGCTTTCATGAGACGCACCGGCGCGCAGCAAAGCGCAAGACGCTTTCGGGCGCTGCGGCGCTCTTCGCTTTTTTCATTTGCTTTTTGCCGCTCTTCCTCGGCTTCTTGCTGCCGGCGGGACTGCTCTTCAAGCTGGCACTCGCCGAGGGAGATGGGCAATTCGGTGTGCGTTATCTCACCCTGGCGAAGAACAGTCTCCTGGTCGCGGGGCTTGCCGCCGTGTTGGCGGCAATGCTTGCGATGCTGCTCGGCTACGCGCAGCGCCTGCACCCCACAATGGTCTCGCGCACGGTCAATCGGCTCGCTGGACTGGGCTATGCCGTGCCCGGTGCGGTGATCGCGGTGGGTGTGCTGATACCGGTCACGCGTCTCGATCACTGGCTCGCCGCACAATGGCTTGGTTGGTTCGGCGAAAATCCGGGGCTCATTTTCACCGGCGGCATCGCCGCGCTCGTCTATGCCTATCTCGTGCGTTTCTTGTCGGTCGCCCTATCGGCCGTCGAGGCAGGACTTTTGCGCATCACGCCGGCAATGGATGCCGCGGCGCAAAGCCTTGGCTGCAACGCGCGCCAAACGCTCGTGCGTGTGCATCTGCCGCTGTTGGGGAAAAGCCTTTTGACCGCGATGCTCTTGGTTTTCGTCGATGTGATGAAAGAACTGCCCGCCACCTTGGTGATGCGCCCGTTCAACTTCGACACGCTGGCCACGCAAACCTTCACCCTTGCCAGCGACGAGAGGCTCGCCGAGGCTTCCACCGCGGCGCTCGCCATCGTTGCGGTGGGGTTGTTGCCGGTATTGCTGCTGGCGCGGCAGATCGGACGGGGGCGATAGCCGTCCCGCCAGCGCCGAGTTTCGGCTCCGTTTTGTCGTAATGAGCCTACTCAGAACTCCCAGGCAAAGCCGATTTGTCCGAAGCGGCGGCCGTTGCCGTGACCGATGGCGCCGGAGAGCTTGAAGCCCTCGAAAACCTCGTAGCGCAGGCCGAGCGCCTTGTCGGGGCGGCTGTGTTCTTCTCCGAAAATTTCCTCGGTCAGCTTGAGTTTCGCTGCCAGCGGCCATTCATGGCCCAAGCCCCAGGTGCCGACGGTCGCGCGATCGCCCTGCGCCCTGGCCTGCTTGCTGCCCAGGTTGGCATGGATGGCCTGCCCGTCGTCGAAACGGTATGTGGCCAGCGCTGCCAGCGCATATTCCTTTTCCGTGTAACGCTCTCCGTTGACGCGATCATCCACCCGCGTAGCAGAGAGGTCCAGCTTGACCCCCGCCGACCAGCCAGTCTCATTCTGGATCGGCACCCATTTGAAACCGATGCCCGAGCCGCGCAAACGGGTCGATGGATCGGGTTCGCGATCGGTTGCGTGTGAGAGGGCAAGACCGATTTCCAAATTTTCGAGCGGCGCGAAACCGAAGATCAGCTCTCCGCCGTGCGTCTTGTGATCGCGCGTCAGCGCCCCTTCGATCTTCAGGCCGCCGGCGCCGAGTGTGCCGGCGTCATCGACCTGCATCGGCGGTTCGGCAAAAGCCGGAGCGGTAGCGAGAATGGCCGACGCCCATAGCGCCGACATCTGCGTCCGCAATTTCATGATCAAACGTCCTTTTATCCCAGATCGTCCTTTGGAACACGAGCGGGTATCAAAAGCGAGGGCGAGCAGGTTTGCGTCCCCGCGACGAGCCAAAACCCTCGTCTATTGGCGAGGAGCGGGGGCGCGAAGATGCCGCCCGCAGCCCAAAAGCCGCCGTGTAGGGCGATGAAATGGCCGTATCAAATGCTCATGGCGAATCAGCCCGGTCTAAGGAAACGCTGAATAAGTTGCTGCGCGGGCGCCTCGCTGCGTTGCGCGGTGTTGGCTTCGGCCGCTTCGCTTAACCTCGGCAAAGCCGAGGTTAGCCTTCGCCGCAACTTCGTTGTCGCTCCCTCGCCTAACTCCATGTTATGTGGTTCCGGCATAACTTGCGCTTCGCTCCTGTTAGCCTGCACCGAAACTTCGCCTTCGGCTCGTTTTCTCGGTCGCTGCGCACCAAACGTCTTGCGCTGCATCCCGCTCGCGGCCTTCTTCAGCGTTTCCCTAATGGATAATCTGGGTTTATTTCCATCCGACGCGGTCATAGATTTTCTGCGCCAGGGTGGCGTTTCTCGCCAATTCGACGATTGGCAGCGTATCGGCCTTGAAGCTGCCCAAAGCGTTCAATGCCGGATTGTCGGTTTTCACCGTCGGCACGGCCGGCCATTCATTGTTACCGTCGGCGAAGTAAAGCTGCGCTTCGTCGGAGGCGAGGTAGTCGAGGAATTTCTTCGCCGCTTCCTTGTTCGGCGCGGTCTTCAATATGCCGCCGCCAGAGATGTTGATGTGCGTGCCGGTGCTACTCTGGTTCGGCCATACGACGCCGATCGCTGCGACGACTTTTTGATCTTCGGGTTTGCTCGATCGCATCAGGCGCGCCAGATAGTAGGAATTCGAGACCGTCACGCCGCACTCGCCGGCAGCCACCGCCCTGATTTGGTCGGTGTCGCCGCCTTTGGGTGCCCGTGCGAAATTGGCGACGACGCCCTTGGCCCAGGACTCCGCCTTTTGTTCGCCGTGATGGGCGATCATCGAGGCGAGTAGCGAGAGGTTGTATGGATGGGCGCCGGAGCGCATGCAGACCTGGTTCCTGAGCTTCGGGTCGGCAAGGTCTTCATAGTTTTGAACGCTTTCTGGTTTGATGGCCGACTTGTCATAGACGATCAGCCGTGCGCGGGTCGAGAAAGCGACCCAGTCGTTCGAGCGTAGGTGAGCGGGGATGCGCTCGTCGATCACCTTCGACTTTAGCGGCGCGAACAGACCCAGCGCGTCGGCCTTGGCAAGCCGCGCGGCGTCCACTGTGATGAAGACGTCTGCCGGGCTCATCGCCCCTTCATTCTTGATGCGCTCCAACAGCTCGTCTTCTTTGGCCTCGATGCGGTTGATTTTGATGCCGGTTTGCTTGGTAAAGTTGCTGTAGAGCGCCTCGTCCGTCTGGTAGTGACGTGCGGAGTAGAGGTTCAATTCCGTGTCGGCAGCCAGAGCCGTGGCTTCGATGGCGACTGCTGCAGTGAGGGCGATGATGAGAAGAGTTTGACGCATCATGAGACTCCCGATGGTTGATGGAAACCAAGTGATATAACAAACGAGAACCATTATCAATAACTTTGAAGACGGTGTCAAGCGGGCACGCAAAAGCGAGTGCATCCCGAAGGTCGATGGCTATAATCGACCGAACAAAAAGGAGTGGAGCATGATGTTCAAGGCATTGCTGATACGGCAGGAGGAGGGCCGCGTGACGGCCGGTTTCGAGCAGATGGACGAGTCCGCGCTCGATCCGGGCGAGGTGACGATCCGGGTTCTCTGGTCCGACGTCAATTACAAGGATGCGCTCGCGGCGACTGGTGCCGGCAAGATCATCCGGCGCTTTCCCTGCATCGGCGGCATCGATCTCTCCGGCGTGGTGATCGACAGTCGAAGCCCACGATTCGCACCCGGCGACGAGGTGCTGGCGACGAGTTTCGACATCGGTGTTGCCCATCATGGCGGCTATGCCGAGATCGCACGCCTGCCTGCCGCCTGGGTGCGCAAGCTGCCTGCCGGCCTCGATCTGCGTGAGGCGATGGCGTTGGGCACGGCCGGCTTCACGGCCGGACTGGCAATAGCGCGCATGGAGCACGACGGCTTGCGCCCCGACAAGGGCCCGGTGGTGGTATCGGGTGCGACTGGTGGTGTGGGCAGCATCGCCATCGAAATCCTCGCCAAGTCGGGTTATGAAGTGCATGCGCTGACTGGCAAGGCCGAGGCGACTGACTATCTGAAAGGGCTGGGCGCACGTGAGGTGATCCTGCGTTCGAGCCTCGATCTGAGCAGGATCCGTCCTCTCGAAAAGGCGCAATGGGCAGGAGCGGTCGACAATCTCGGTGGTGAGGTGTTGGCCTGGATGGCGAGCACGATGAAGCAGGGTGGCACGATCGCCAGCATCGGCCTTGCCGCCAGCATGGAACTCAAGACTACCGTCGCACCGTTCATCTTGCGCGGGGTATCGCTACTCGGTATCGATTCCGGCTATATCGGCGAGCCGTGGCGTAGCGAAGTCTGGCGGCGGCTGGGGAGCGATTGGAAGCCCGAGAAAGTCATCGATCAGGTGCGCGAAATCGGTTTCGATGAGTTGCCCGGCGTGTTCGACGATTTTCTCAAGGCGCGCGTGACCGGCCGCATCATCGTGCGCATCCAGAATCCATGACAACCAGAGGGAAGAGAAGACGATGAAATACGCTGACTTTCACCGGCGCTCGCTCGAAGAACGCGACGCTTTCTGGGCCGAGCAGGCGCAGCTCGTCGATTGGCAAACGCCGCCGCAGACGATTTGTGATTACAACCGGCCGCCATTCGTCAAGTGGTTCTCGGGCGGAACGACGAACCTCTGCCACAACGCGGTGGACCGTCATGCCGCGAAGCGCCCCAATGATCGAGCGCTGATCTATGTCTCGACCGAAACGAACGAGGAGAAGATCTACAGCTTCGCCGAGCTGAAAACCGAAGTGATGCGCATGGCGGCGATCATGCAGTCGCTGGGCGTCAAAAAAGGCGACCGGGTGCTGATCTACATGCCGATGATTCCCGAAGCGGCGTTCGCGATGCTCGCCTGCGTGCGCATCGGCGCGATCCACTCGGTGGTATTCGGCGGCTTCGCTTCCGGGTCGCTGGCCACCCGCATCGACGATGCCAAGCCGAAACTGATCATTTCCGCGGATGCCGGCATGCGCGGCGGCAAGGCCGTCCCCTACAAGCATCTGCTCGATGAGGCGATCAACCTTGCCGAGTCGAAGCCGGAAAAAGTACTGATGGTCGATCGCGGCATCGACAAAGGCTTCAACAAGGTTGCCGGCCGCGATGTCGATTACGCCATGCTGCGCGCGCAGCACATGGATGCCGAGGTACCCTGCGAGTGGCTGGAATCCTCGGAACCCTCCTATATCCTCTACACCTCCGGTACCACCGGTAAGCCCAAGGGGGTGCAGCGCGATACCGGCGGTTACGCCGTCGCGCTCGCTGCCTCGCTCAAATACATCTACACCGGCCATGAGGGCGAAACCTATTTCGCCACCTCGGACATCGGCTGGGTGGTGGGGCACAGCTACATCATCTACGGGCCACTGATCGCCGGCATGGCGACGGTGATGTACGAGGGCACGCCGATCCGGCCCGATGCCGGCATCTGGTGGAGTCTGGTCGAGAAATACCGCATCAACGTGATGTTCTCGGCGCCGACCGCGATCCGCGTGCTCAAGAAGCAGGATCCGGCCTATCTGCACAAATACGATCTCTCTTCGCTCAAGCATCTGTTCCTCGCTGGTGAGCCGCTCGACCAACCGACGCACGAATGGATCATGAGCGAACTGAAGCTGCCGGTGATCGACAACTACTGGCAGACCGAGACCGGCTGGCCGATGCTCTCGGCGGTACCGGGGGTGGAAAAAACGCCGATCAAGTTCGGCTCGCCGTCCTTTCCCGTTTTCGGCTATGACTTGCGCATCTTTCGTGAGGATGGCACGGAGTGCGGCCCGAACGAAAAGGGCATCGTCGGCGTCGTGCCGCCGCTGCCGCCGGGCTGTCTGTCGACGGTGTGGGGGCAGGATGAGCGCTTCGTCAGCACCTATTTCAGCCTGTTCAAGGAACCGCTGGTCTATTCTTCCTTCGACTGGGGCATCAAGGACGAGGAGGGTTACCACTTCATCCTCGGCCGCACCGACGACGTGATCAATGTCGCCGGCCATCGCCTCGGCACGCGCGAAATCGAAGAGGCGGTGCAGGCGCATCCAATGATCGCCGAAGTGGCTGTCGTCGGCGTCAACGATCCGCTCAAGGGCCAGGAGCCGGTCGCCTTTGCCGTCGTCAAGGACGCATCGAAGATCGCCTCGCCGGAACTCAAGGCTGCCCTCGAAGCCGAGGTGAAGAAGACCGTCGATGGCCTGCTCGGCGCGATCGCGCGGCCGAAGCATGTGCATTTCGTCACGGGGCTGCCGAAGACGCGTTCCGGCAAGATGCTGCGCCGCTCGATCCAGGCGCTGGCCGAAGGCCGCGATCCGGGCGATTTGACCACGCTCGACGACCCGACGACGCTGGAGCAGATCCGCCAAGTGCTCGCCCCGGGCTGATCGGCTCAGCGGGTGCCGTCCCGCCAGCGCCGAATTTCCGAAGCGATTCGGCGCTCGGCGGGACGTTCCATTTTCCGCCAGCGCCGAATTTCCGAAGTGATTCGGCGCTCGGCGGGACGTTCCATTTTCCGCCAGCGCCGAGTTTGCAAGCCGGTGCAGGGCGAATGGTGGCGCCTATCGATTGCGGAACTTCGGCGTGCGCTTTTCCAGAAATGCGGTCATGCCTTCCTTTTGATCTTCGAGGGCAAAGGAAGCATGAAAAGTGCGCCGTTCGAACAACAGACCTTCGGCGAGCGAGGTCTCGAAGGCGCGATTGACGGACTCCTTGATCATCATCAGCACGGGCAGGGAGTAGCCGGCGATCGTCTGTGCTATGGCAATGGTTTCGTCGACCAGTTTCTCGGTCGGAAAGATCCGCGCGACCAAGCCGCAGCGTTCCGCTTCGACGGCGTCCATCATGCGCCCGGTAAAGCAAAGATCCATCGCCTTGGCCTTGCCGACGGCGCGCGGCAGCCGTTGCGTGCCACCGGCGCCGGGCAGGGTGCCGAGCTTGACTTCCGGCAGACCAAATCTGGCGTTTTCTGCTGCATAGATCGTGTCGCACATCAACGCGAGTTCACAGCCGCCGCCGAGCGCATAACCCGCCACCGCGGCGATGACAGGCTTGCGGCAGGTTTTCAGACGTTCCCAGTTGCGGGTGATGAAATCGCCCTGGTAGGCGGCCATGTAGTCGAAATCCTTCATGGCGCGGATGTCGGCGCCGGCGGCGAAGGCCTTGCTGTCGCCGGTGAGGACGATGCAGCCGATGTCGTCGTCGGCCTCGAAGCTGGCAAGCGCGCTGCCGATACCTTCGATGACTTCGTCGTTGAGGGCGTTCATGGCTGCGGGGCGGTTGATGCGGATCAGACCCACCTTGTCATGGGTCTCGCGGATGATGCTTTCGGGCATGGGGTTCTCCGGTTGAACCCAGATTATCCATTGAGAGCGGGCTGATGCGCCATGAGCATTTGATACGGTCATTTCATCGCCCTACACGGCGGCTTTCGGCCTGCGGGCGGCATCTTTGCGCCCCCGTTCCTCGCCAATAGACGCTGTTATTGGCTCGTCGCGGGGACGCAAACCTGCTCGCCCTCGCCTTTTGATACCCGCTCGTGTTCCAATGGACAATCTGGGTTGAAGGCAAAATTGACGTGCTCGGAAAGCCGTCACTATAATGCGCGACTTTCAATCCCGCTGAAACGGAATCGAAGATGCGCAGGAAATTCGTCGCCGGTAACTGGAAGATGCACGGCAGTTTGAAGAGCAATGCCGAATTGCTTCGCGACGTGCGAACGGGTGTCGCCCCACTGGATATCGATATCGCCGTCTGCGCGCCTTATCCCTATCTCGCGCAGGTCAGCGAACTACTCCAAGGTAGCAATGTGGCCTGGGGCGCCCAGGATGTTTCCGAGCATGCACAAGGCGCTTACACCGGCGAAGTCAGCGCGGCGATGCTCGTCGATTTCGGCTGCAAATATGTGATCGTCGGTCATTCCGAGCGGCGCAGCTATTATGGTGAAAGCGATGCGATCGTCGCCGCGAAAACCGAGGCGGCACTGAAGGCGGGGCTGATCCCGATCGTCTGTGTCGGCGAGACCCTCGAAGAGCGTGAGCGCAATGTCACTGCCGAAGTGGTCACACGTCAGCTCGACGCCGTCATCGCGCGCTGCGGCGTTGCTGCACTGGCCAACGCCGTGGTCGCTTATGAGCCGGTTTGGGCGATTGGCACCGGACACACCGCCACACCAGCGCAGGCGCAAGAAGTGCATGCGCTGATCCGCAGCCGCGTGGCACGCGAAGATGCGCAAGTTGCCGCGGGGCTACGCATTCTCTACGGCGGCAGTATGAAGCCGGCCAATGCCCAGGAGTTGATGGCTCAGCCCGACATCGATGGCGGTCTGATCGGCGGCGCGTCGCTGGTGGCCGCCGATTTCGTGGCCATCTGTGCGGCGGCCCGTTAAGGAAACTCCATGAGCATTCTCTTCACCATCACGCTCACCGTGCACATCATCGTCGGGCTTGCGGTGATCGGCCTCGTGTTGATCCAGCATGGCAAAGGCGCCGACATGGGGGCGGCGTTCGGCAGCGGTGCTTCGGGTAGCCTGTTCGGTGCGACCGGCTCGGCCAATTTTCTATCGCGCTCGACCGCGGTGCTGGCAGCAATTTTCTTTATCACCAGCCTGTCGCTGGCCTACATGGCGAGCCAACGTCCCGCTGCAGCAGCGAGCAGCGTGACCGATACCGTCAAGACGGAATCGGTCGTGCCGGTCGCGCCTGCTCCTCAGCAGGACGCGCAGGAAGAATCGAAGGCAAAAAATATTCCGAAGTGACGCGACAGAAGCGCGGAACGCGGTTAAAATTATCAAGCTGAAAATGCGCCCGGACGCAGTCGCAGAGCCCCACCAGCGCTCAAGCGATGGAACCGGGTGACAAAGCCGACGTGGTGGAATTGGTAGACACGCTATCTTGAGGGGGTAGTGGCGAAAGCTGTGCGAGTTCGAGTCTCGCCGTCGGCACCAGACACGAGGGCAATGACCATGAAGCGATTTGCAACAGGGGGTTGTTGAATGCTGGAAAACTATTTCCCGGTGCTGGTGTTCATCATCGTTGCCCTGATTTTTGGCTGTGTGCCCATGATCATCGGGCGGCTGGTCGGGCCCCATCGTCCTGACCCAGAAAAACTTTCCCCCTACGAATGTGGCTTCAATGCCTTCGAGGATGCGCGCATGAAGTTCGATGTGCGCTATTACCTCGTCGCGATCGCTTTCATCATCTTCGATCTGGAAGTGGCCTACATGTTTCCCTGGGCGGCGATCTACAAGGAATTCGTCGGCGCGGAAAACGCCGTGGTGCGGTCTTTCGGTTTCGTCGAGATGTTCATCTTCATGGGCATCCTCATCGTCGGTTTCGTCTGGGCCTGGCTGAAAGGCGCCCTCGAGTGGGAGTGAGCGAGTGAGCATCGAAGGTGTCTTGCAGGAAGGTTTCGTCACCACTACGCTCGACAAGGTCATCAACTGGACGCGCACCGGTTCCCTCTGGCCGATGACGTTTGGCTTGGCCTGCTGTGCGATCGAGATGATCCACACCGGGGTGTCCCGTTACGATCTCGACCGCTTCGGTGTGGTCTTCCGCCCGAGTCCGCGTCAGTCAGACGTGATGATCGTCGCGGGCACGGTCACCAACAAGATGGCCCCGGCGATGCGCCGCGTCTATGACCAAATGGCGGAACCGCGCTGGGTGATCTCGATGGGTTCCTGTGCGAACGGAGGCGGTTACTATCATTACTCCTATTCCGTGTTGCGGGGTTGCGACCGGGTGATCCCAGTCGATATTTACGTGCCTGGCTGTCCACCCACCCCAGAAGCGCTGCTCTACGGCATCATCCAACTGCAAAACAAGATCAATCGGACCTGCACCATCGCCCGTTAATCTACCCCCGTCGTTCGCGAAATCTCTGAAAACATCATGAGCGCCAAGCTGGAACGGCTGTGCAAGCACTTGAACGAAATCTTCGTCGGGCGCATCCAGAATCTCACGGTCGCCGGCGGCGAGGTCACGCTCGAGGTCTCTCCCGCTGACTATTTCGAGGTTGCCAAGACGCTGCGCGATCATCCGGAGCTGCGCTTCGAGCAGTTGCTCGATCTGTGTGGTGTCGACTATGTGACTTACGGCAGAACGGATCTCGTCGATTTCAGCAAAGGGCGTTCGCCGCGTTTCGCCGCCGTGAGCCACCTGCTCTCCCTGACTCACAACTGGCGCTTGCGACTCAGGGTGTTCGCACCGGATGATGCCTTTCCCGTCGTCGCTTCGCTGACGCCGCTGTGGAGCAGCGCCAATTGGTTCGAGCGCGAGGCCTTCGATCTGTTTGGCATCATGTTCGAAGGCCATGACGATCTCCGGCGCATTTTGACCGACTACGGCTTCGTCGGCCATCCATTCCGCAAGGACTTCCCGGTGCATGGTTATGTCGAGATGCGCTACGACCCGGAGCAGCGTCGCGTGGTCTATCAGCCCGTGACCATCGAGCCGCGCGAGGTGACGCCGCGCATCATCCGCGAAGAAAACTATGGAAAGGTGAGCGACGACCGTGGCTGAGATCAAGAACTATACGGTCAATATGGGGCCGCAGCATCCAGCGACCCA
This genomic interval from Sulfuricystis multivorans contains the following:
- a CDS encoding propionate--CoA ligase; the encoded protein is MHDNQREEKTMKYADFHRRSLEERDAFWAEQAQLVDWQTPPQTICDYNRPPFVKWFSGGTTNLCHNAVDRHAAKRPNDRALIYVSTETNEEKIYSFAELKTEVMRMAAIMQSLGVKKGDRVLIYMPMIPEAAFAMLACVRIGAIHSVVFGGFASGSLATRIDDAKPKLIISADAGMRGGKAVPYKHLLDEAINLAESKPEKVLMVDRGIDKGFNKVAGRDVDYAMLRAQHMDAEVPCEWLESSEPSYILYTSGTTGKPKGVQRDTGGYAVALAASLKYIYTGHEGETYFATSDIGWVVGHSYIIYGPLIAGMATVMYEGTPIRPDAGIWWSLVEKYRINVMFSAPTAIRVLKKQDPAYLHKYDLSSLKHLFLAGEPLDQPTHEWIMSELKLPVIDNYWQTETGWPMLSAVPGVEKTPIKFGSPSFPVFGYDLRIFREDGTECGPNEKGIVGVVPPLPPGCLSTVWGQDERFVSTYFSLFKEPLVYSSFDWGIKDEEGYHFILGRTDDVINVAGHRLGTREIEEAVQAHPMIAEVAVVGVNDPLKGQEPVAFAVVKDASKIASPELKAALEAEVKKTVDGLLGAIARPKHVHFVTGLPKTRSGKMLRRSIQALAEGRDPGDLTTLDDPTTLEQIRQVLAPG
- a CDS encoding enoyl-CoA hydratase, translated to MPESIIRETHDKVGLIRINRPAAMNALNDEVIEGIGSALASFEADDDIGCIVLTGDSKAFAAGADIRAMKDFDYMAAYQGDFITRNWERLKTCRKPVIAAVAGYALGGGCELALMCDTIYAAENARFGLPEVKLGTLPGAGGTQRLPRAVGKAKAMDLCFTGRMMDAVEAERCGLVARIFPTEKLVDETIAIAQTIAGYSLPVLMMIKESVNRAFETSLAEGLLFERRTFHASFALEDQKEGMTAFLEKRTPKFRNR
- the tpiA gene encoding triose-phosphate isomerase translates to MRRKFVAGNWKMHGSLKSNAELLRDVRTGVAPLDIDIAVCAPYPYLAQVSELLQGSNVAWGAQDVSEHAQGAYTGEVSAAMLVDFGCKYVIVGHSERRSYYGESDAIVAAKTEAALKAGLIPIVCVGETLEERERNVTAEVVTRQLDAVIARCGVAALANAVVAYEPVWAIGTGHTATPAQAQEVHALIRSRVAREDAQVAAGLRILYGGSMKPANAQELMAQPDIDGGLIGGASLVAADFVAICAAAR
- the secG gene encoding preprotein translocase subunit SecG; this translates as MSILFTITLTVHIIVGLAVIGLVLIQHGKGADMGAAFGSGASGSLFGATGSANFLSRSTAVLAAIFFITSLSLAYMASQRPAAAASSVTDTVKTESVVPVAPAPQQDAQEESKAKNIPK
- the ndhC gene encoding NADH-quinone oxidoreductase subunit A gives rise to the protein MLENYFPVLVFIIVALIFGCVPMIIGRLVGPHRPDPEKLSPYECGFNAFEDARMKFDVRYYLVAIAFIIFDLEVAYMFPWAAIYKEFVGAENAVVRSFGFVEMFIFMGILIVGFVWAWLKGALEWE
- a CDS encoding NuoB/complex I 20 kDa subunit family protein, encoding MSIEGVLQEGFVTTTLDKVINWTRTGSLWPMTFGLACCAIEMIHTGVSRYDLDRFGVVFRPSPRQSDVMIVAGTVTNKMAPAMRRVYDQMAEPRWVISMGSCANGGGYYHYSYSVLRGCDRVIPVDIYVPGCPPTPEALLYGIIQLQNKINRTCTIAR
- a CDS encoding NADH-quinone oxidoreductase subunit C, with product MSAKLERLCKHLNEIFVGRIQNLTVAGGEVTLEVSPADYFEVAKTLRDHPELRFEQLLDLCGVDYVTYGRTDLVDFSKGRSPRFAAVSHLLSLTHNWRLRLRVFAPDDAFPVVASLTPLWSSANWFEREAFDLFGIMFEGHDDLRRILTDYGFVGHPFRKDFPVHGYVEMRYDPEQRRVVYQPVTIEPREVTPRIIREENYGKVSDDRG